The Nicotiana tomentosiformis chromosome 9, ASM39032v3, whole genome shotgun sequence genome contains the following window.
atgcggcccatagacctattctgtggtcgcataatgcaccgcaaaacttcTCTCTGCAATAGTACAAGGATGATAATACGACCAAAGTTTGTCCCGCAAAACGGTTCTACAGTCGCACAATAGGCCGCGAAAATGGCACAAAAAATGGCCCAAATGACAACCTCACTccgcggccattctgcggcccgcagagtgattttgcggccgcatagtgggcagCAGAAATGCCTTTTTTTGCCAATATTATCCCTTAACTGCTCAATGCACTATTCAACCCCAAAAGTCCGAACAAtgagttatgttgtgtttgaatcaTTTATTCCACTTCAACTATGAGAGTGTGTATATATGATCTCCGTAATGCTTAATTAATGAGAATACGTCTTCTCTTTGTCTATGAGTGAGTTTGGATAGAAAGAATCTAACATGCTTCCTCGGCCAGGTTCACCCGATTGAGTgtcagtcgcgctccccgagtttggggcatgacacctCAAATCCTCAACTCGTGCATTGCTCCAATTTTAAGTACATGACACCTAAGAATAAAGCAAGaattggccaaggagccaatgccgccCCAGGAGTCGCTTTTGATTCTTTACATGATGATGCGGGTGAGTACCCGAGGGGTAAGGATAATCTCCCGACTACTACACCTGACTAGACTACCCAGTTCCTACATCTGCTGAGGTTACAACGATCCCTTCAACTGATATTCTAGTTCCACTTCCAGTCCCAACTTCTGGTCCCagtgtttctgatggggatcttaggggagccatatagaTGATGGCTCAcatagtggcttcccagacccaAAGATCTAATGTTTCACCTACTTCTTCTAGCCAGCaaggggattctgctagttccagggtaaaCAAGTTCTAttagttagatcctccagtgatCACGAGTGCTAATCCCGAAGAGTGCCCCCAGGATTATATGGATGAGATGCTTGAGACTCTCAGAGTTATACGTGTAACTGATACAGAGGGAGTGGAGTTAGTCTATTACCGTCTGCAATgagtggcctattcttggtttatGTTGTGGGAGGACTCTCTTGAGGAGGGGACTCCTCCAGCGCAGTGGAGTGAGTTGGATGACACCTTCATGGATTATATTTTGCATTTCAAGAGAAAGGAAGCCCGTGCCGCTCAGTTTGAGAACCTAAAGTAAGGTAgcaagagtgtgtgggagtatcacatggagtttgcgtacctgtccaagtatgttgttcacatgttgcccactatggaggctagagtgcgccggtttgtgcagggccttagccctttggttatccTTGAGGCCACTACATCTGTTTTATATTCTGATAGGAACTATGGGAAGATGATGGAATTTACTCAAGCTATAGAGAACCGAaagttgaagaatagaatggagcgagagggtagcagtaaggcccggtccgcgggcaacctTTGAAACTCATTTGGTGGTGGTAGGTccacattcaggggagggtcatcagggccatcccagtcttttgcttagtcttcagctagtgcactTCCATCAAGTCCCAGTAAGAAGCAATAGTGGAGTCGTTTTAGGCCTAGTCAGGGCAACACGGGACTCCACCAGAAGGGTCggtcaggagggagattccagcagtagCAGAGGCCCCTATGCCCCAgatgtgggaagatgcactcgaGTATTTTCTACATGGAactacccatatgctacgggtgcggattgaggggttATATTCAGATAGAGTGTCGTTCATCCTACATGGGTGCGGGTAGGGCCACAACACAACCATCTAGTTCTGCAGGGTGCTACAGCTTCAGCAGCCCATCCAGCTCGAGGCACGCTAGCACCCGCACGGTGTGGTGAGGCTAGGGGTGgtacacagagttcgggaggacccaaccaTTTCTATACTATGAGTGGTCTCCAGAGTGTAGAGGCTTTTCCATATGTTGTCATAgatatattgactgtccaatctcatgatatgtttgctcttattgatcccgatttCACTTTGTCCtttgtcactccttatgttgctatggaatttgggatagaacagGAACAACTTCACGAGCCATTCTTTGTTTCTACTCTAGTCGGTGAGTCTATTATGGCACGCGGGTTTATAgagattgtgttgtcatggtATGTGATTGGGACCATGGATGAGTTACTCAAAGACTATGATATCGATATCCTATATCACCCGGgaaaagccaatgttgtggcgtaTGCTCTTagtcagaaatctatgggtagttttgctcatttggaggcatatcaaaggccgttggacAGGGAGGTTCATTGGTTGGCTAGCTTGGGAGTTCGTCGTGTGGACTCTAGTGAAGGTGGGGTGATTGTGcagaatagggctgaatcattgcttATGGTGGAGGTCAAAGTGAAGCAATACGACGATCCATTGATGGTACAACTGAAGGagaggattcataaacataagactacaaCTGTTTCTCTTggaatggatgatggtacactacgGTACCAAGGGCAACTATGTGTTACAAAtatagatggtcttcgggaaagagtCATGGCTGAaactcacacttctaggtattccgtgcacccaagtTCTACGAATATGTataatgatctcaaggaagtctattggtggaattacatgaagaggaatgtagcagactttgtggGAAAATGCCcaaactgtcagcaagtgaaggccgagcatcaaaggcccgatAGCTTGGCACATAACATAAAAAAtccaatatggaagtgggaaatgattaatatggacctTGTGATAGGACTACAGTgcactccgtgcaagtttgactcgatttgagtgattgtggatcgactcaatAAAGAatcacacttcttgccagttaagaCTACCAATATAGCGAGACAGTATGcacaattgtatatcaaggaaacaATCAAGTTGCATGGCATTCCAGGTTCTATTATCTCTGATCGCGAGGAACAATTCACGGCTAACTTTTGTAAGATAGTTCAggaaggtttgggtactcaggtgaatcttagcacATCCTTTTATCTAGAGACCAacaggcaggcagagcggacAATTCACACGCTTGAGGATATGCcacgtgcttgtgttcttgacttcaagggtagctcgGCTAATAATTTGCCATTCATAgaattttcttacaacaacatctaccatgccagtattcagatggaGCCTTTTGATGTgttgtatggtaggagatgtagatctcccattgggtagtTAAGGATTAGGGAAGTTGAGTTGATAGGAcgaaaccttgtgcatcaggctatggagaaggttaagatcattaaggagcagttgaagactgctcagagtcatcagaagtcctactCGGATGTTCTTCAcagagatttggagttcaaagaagatgattgggtattcttgaaggtttccccgaTGAAGGGTTtaatgcggtttggaaagaaagggaaattgagttcgaggtatgtaggtccgtatagaatcattcaaaggacTGGTCatgtggcgtacaagcttgagctaccacctgatatgtcattagtgcacccgatatttcatgtgtctataagTAGTTGGAGATCTGTCGCTTATCGTACCAATTGATGA
Protein-coding sequences here:
- the LOC138898702 gene encoding uncharacterized protein produces the protein MSGLQSVEAFPYVVIDILTVQSHDMFALIDPDFTLSFVTPYVAMEFGIEQEQLHEPFFVSTLVGESIMARGFIEIVLSWYVIGTMDELLKDYDIDILYHPGKANVVAYALSQKSMGSFAHLEAYQRPLDREVHWLASLGVRRVDSSEGGVIVQNRAESLLMVEVKVKQYDDPLMVQLKERIHKHKTTTVSLGMDDGTLRYQGQLCVTNIDGLRERVMAETHTSRYSVHPSSTNMYNDLKEVYWWNYMKRNVADFVGKCPNCSIISDREEQFTANFCKIVQEGLGTQVNLSTSFYLETNRQAERTIHTLEDMPRACVLDFKGSSANNLPFIEFSYNNIYHASIQMEPFDVLYGRRCRSPIG